One stretch of Sander lucioperca isolate FBNREF2018 chromosome 13, SLUC_FBN_1.2, whole genome shotgun sequence DNA includes these proteins:
- the dclk1a gene encoding serine/threonine-protein kinase DCLK1a isoform X3: MLEVEVNGTPASQLSTPHSGKSPSPSPTSPGSLSQRRGSQGSSTSLSSTKVSSSVEDGDGPVTEAEVLVNEVPAVPSYISDRYKVGRMLGDGNFAVVRECVEHSTGREYALKIINKGKCRGKEHMIQNEVAILCRVKHPNIVLLIEEMDTYSELYLVMELVKGGDLFDAITSANRYTERDASGMLYNLANAIKYLHSLNIVHRDIKPENLLVYEHADGSKSLKLGDFGLATVVDGPLYTVCGTPTYVAPEIIAETGYGLKVDIWAAGVITYILLCGFPPFRGSSDDQEVLFDQILMGQLEFPLPYWDNVSETAKELIRSMLEVEVDQRYTALQVLEHPWVTDEGLCENDHQLSVAGKIKKHFNTSPKVNDTTAGVSVISLDDSFSMQRSGSLDFYQHPAMYWIRPPLLIRRGRFSDEDATRM; this comes from the exons gGGTCCCAGGGTTCTTCCACCTCTCTGTCTTCCACTAAAGTTTCCAGCTCAGTGGAAGACGGGGATGGACCTGTTACTGAAG CTGAGGTTCTAGTCAATGAGGTTCCAGCTGTGCCGTCCTACATATCGGATCGCTACAAGGTGGGACGTATGTTAGGTGATGGAAACTTTGCAGTCGTCCGGGAATGTGTGGAGCACTCCACAGGACGGGAGTATGCTCTGAAGATCATCAACAAGGGCAAATGCAGAGGCAAG GAGCACATGATCCAAAACGAGGTGGCCATCCTCTGCAGGGTTAAACATCCAAATATTGTCCTGCTCATAGAAGAGATGGACACTTACAGCGAACTCTATCTGGTCATGGAGCTGGTCAAG GGGGGAGATCTGTTTGATGCCATCACCTCCGCCAACaggtacacagagagagatgctAGCGGCATGCTCTACAATCTGGCCAACGCCATCAAATACCTCCACAGCCTGAACATTGTGCACAGAGACATCAAACCAGAAAACCTGTTG GTGTATGAGCATGCAGACGGCAGCAAAAGCCTGAAACTGGGAGACTTTGGTTTGGCGACTGTGGTGGACGGACCTCTCTACACTGTCTGCGGGACCCCGACATATGTAGCACCTGAAATCATCGCAGAAACAGG GTATGGCCTTAAGGTGGACATCTGGGCAGCTGGAGTCATCACTTACATCCTGCTGTGTGGTTTCCCACCCTTTAGAGG GAGCAGTGACGATCAGGAAGTGCTTTTTGATCAAATACTAATGGGACAGCTAGAATTTCCTCTACCATACTGGGACAACGTGTCAGAGACTGCTAAG GAGCTGATTCGATCCATGCTGGAAGTGGAAGTGGATCAGAGATACACTGCCCTCCAGGTGCTAGAACACCCTTGGGTCACT GATGAGGGTCTATGTGAGAATGATCATCAGTTGTCAGTAGCAGGGAAGATAAAGAAGCACTTCAACACCAGTCCGAAGGTCAATGACACCACTGCAGGAGTGTCAGTCATTTCT TTGGACGACAGTTTTTCTATGCAGAGATCTGGGTCGTTGGATTTCTACCAGCACCCGGCCATGTACTGGATAAG GCCACCCCTCTTGATAAGGAGGGGCAGGTTCTCAGACGAGGACGCCACCCGAATGTGA